AGTTGAGAAACGCATTTGCAAGTGCCGCTTGCATCTGTAGCCTAACAACGGATGAGCTTTTCTGCAAGTAGCACTTGCATTATTTATGCCTACTCCTCGAATGACCACTCGCCAAAGGCTGATTCAAGCGGCACTGGAGCTATTTACGGCTCACGGTGTCACCGAGACGACGACCAAACAGATCGCTGAATTAGCAGAGGTCAACGAAGTCACGCTGTTTCGGCATTTTGGTAATAAACATGGATTGCTGTTAGCCGCGATCGAGGAAGCGGCGGTGTTTACAGAACTGGGTCAAACGCTGGTACAACAAGCCGATCAAGCAGATTACATTGATCAAGCGCTGAAAGAATATGCCACAACTTGTCTAGAAGCCTTGGAGCGAGTTCCCGAAATGGTGCGATCGGTGGTCGGAGAAGCAGGGCAATATCCAGCTGAGAATCGCAAAGCGTTGGGGCGGGGTCTGACTCAGGCGAATCGCTATGTGGCGGAGTATTTTGATCAGATGATTCAGCGTCGTCAAATGCAGCCAAATCTGCCTGCGGAGACGCTTGCAAGCTTGCTGAATGGAATGCTGCTAGGGTATGCCGTGATTGAGTTCACTAGCGAATTTCACGAACTTTGGCAGAGCCGAGAAGAATTCGTGTCGAACCTTGTCACGTTGTTTTTACAAGGGGCGCTTCAGCCTTCCCAGTCGATTCCTTCAGGAGTTCGGGATTTGAGCGCTGATATGGTGCATTCGATTTTTCAACGTGCTAAAAAGCGAGGATTGCAAGACTATGCGATCGCGTATGTTTTATTTGGGGCGGGACTAAGTGCGGGTGAATTGGTGCAACTAAGACGATCGGACTATTCCTCGACTCGACACCAACAACAGTTACAGCTTGCTCAAGAGTTTGTTCGTCCGCTCAATCAGTGGATTTTAGGAAAGCGTTACGGTTCATATACAAAAAATCCGCTGACTCAATGGCTTAAAAGCCGCAAAGATGTTTCGCCAGCGATGTTTCTCAATTCAAGCGGTCAGCCGATCACCGAAGCAGATTTGTTGCAGCGCTGGAGTAGTCTCACAGAGGGCATTTTGAAACCACCCACGATCGAGCAAGCGTTTCAAACTTGGTGTGTTGAGCTACTCATGCGAGGAATGTCGATCGCAAACTTACAAGTCCTGACGCGACGAGAGCTATCCGAGTTACAGCCGTTTGTCGATCGAGCCAGAGAGAAGGCTGCGTTAGAACAAGCAATTCGACTCGATCAAGCTTAATCGACCGCGATCGGTGCTTGTACTAGGTCAACAAAACTGACTTGACGCAGACGATCGAGTTCTGTAATTCGCTGTTTCTCAACATAGGCTTTTTGCTGATAGAACTGTCCCAGATCGGGTGTGGTGCTGAGATCTGTTTTTTCCCAAAGATCAAGGAAGTGCCGATAGCGTTTTTCGCACATGACGCGCTCAATTCCAGCCGTAGCAGAACGAATCACAAGTGGCGCTCTGAGAATGTCGCGCTTGGTCTTCTCGTCGAGTTCAAACAGCGAATAGACCTGAGACATTTCGCGCGGGAAGTCGTGAGTGCGATCGCGCAGTTGCTCAAACAAATCACAATCGAGATTGTCTTGCTCGATCTCGCAAATTTGCCGCCAGAGAAAGCGATGGTGTGACAGGCTAAATTCGAGATCTTGGGCATCGATCGCGGCTCTAATTTGAACGCGACATTCCGGTGCATGAAGGTAGAGGCGCAATAGCTGAGATTCACATTCTTCGAGTAGGTTGCGATCGCCCGGAGTTTGCCATTTTTGAGATCGACCATGCCACCGTTGCCCCCGCACTTGCAGCCGTAAGTTTTCTTCAATTTGCCGAGCTAACCGACTGTTGCCCTGACTCAAGAGTTCTGCACAGTAATGAATGTAGTGTGTTCGCAGCGAGGGATTGGGAAGATTTCCAAGCAGAGACACGATCGCCATCACTGCCTTCTGGAACTGATCGGATTGTTTCAGGTCTTGATGCAGTATTTCTTGTTCAATCTGCCAATCTAGCCAAAGTGGGGCGCGATCGAGCAAGGCTTGATAGTCTTGTGCTGAATGATGCTTGAGATAGTCATCCGGATCTTTACCATCGGGAGTGTTCAAGATCCGAAGCTGAACTTCTCCTTGATAGGCGAGATTTGCAATTTCTCCGATCGCTCGTTCTGCTGCTTGGACTCCTGCACGATCGGCATCAAAGTTAAACACAATTCGCTTGGATTCAGTAAAGCGCAAAAGTTGTTTCACTTGAGCCACACTTAAGGCTGTTCCAAGTGAAGCCACTGCATTCGTAATTCCAGCCGTATGAAGCGCAATCACATCGAAATAGCCTTCAACCACAACGGCTTGGTCTTGTTTCGCGATCGCGCTCTTCGCTTTATCCAATCCAAAAAGCGTCTTCCCTTTATCAAATAGATCCGTTTCAGGAGAGTTCAGATACTTCGGCTGTTCGTCGCTTAAAGTTCGTCCACCGAATCCAATCACGCGACCTTGAGAATCATGAATTGGAACCATTAAACGGTTACGGAAGCGATCGTAATATCCCTCACCATTTTTGCGCGGAATCAACAATCCGGCTTTTTCCACCATCACAACCGGATAGCGCTTTTGCTCGACTAAATACTTAGACAACGTTTCCCATCCAGCAGGAGCAAAACCGAGTTGGAATTGCTGGATTGTTTCCGGGGAAAGTTTGCGATCGCGCTTCAGATAGGAGAGCGCTTCTGCGCCGTGGGACTGTTGTAAGGCGTGTTCGTAGAATTTAGCTGCGATCGCCAAAATCTCGTATAGCTGTTCTCTCACCGACTGTTGACGCTGGAACTCCTGACGATCCTCAGCTTGCAGCGTTTGTACTGGAACTTGGTACTTATTCGCCAGTTCTAAGACAACTTCGCTAAAATTGCGTTTGCCCAACTCCATGAGAAACTTGATCGTATTGCCCCCCGCTCCACAGCTAAAGCAGTAATAAAACTGTTTGCTCGGACTCACCGTAAAGCTCGGAGATTTGTCATCATGAAACGGACACAAGCCGACAAAATCCTTGCCCTGCTTCTTCAGGACAACGTGTTCCGAAACGACATCGACAATATCAGCGCGTTGTTTGACTTGTTCGATCGTGTCTGGATGCAGGCGAGGAACGTTCATGATCACTCTCTACTGATACACCTATTCTAGCGACAGAATTAATTTCCAGATACGCCGTGAGTAGGATTTGATTTGTTTATTCTACGCTACCCGTAGCGTTTGACCGCAAGTTTAGCACTGAGAAATTTTTCATGCAACTGACTACTACAAGACTGCAAGCGCAAATCCAATTCATCGTTGAAATTGACAAGCTCAAGCATGTTTTACGGCAGACGCTCTTAATGGACAAATCGAGGCGCGAGAATGATGCAGAGCATTCCTGGCACCTGGCGATGATGGCGATCGTGCTTGCCGAATATGCTGATCCGCAAGTCGATTTACTGCGCGTTCTCAAAATGGTGCTGATTCACGATTTAGTTGAAATCGATGCCGGAGATACGTTTTGCTATGACACGATCGCGCTGCAAGACCAAGCCGAACGCGAAGAGAAAGCCGCCGATCGCTTGTTTGGAATGTTGCCAGAGAATTTAGGTGAGGAACTGCGATCGCTCTGGGAAGAGTTTGAGGCAAGAGAAACTTTAGATGCTCAATTTGCGGCGGCGCTCGATCGACTCCAGCCGCTATTGCACAATTACTACACTGAGGGCGGCACTTGGAGAAAGGCAGGCGTAACGGTGGAGAAGGTCAGGAAGCGCATGGCTCCAGTTGCGATCGGTTCTCCGGTGTTGGGCGAATTTGTGGAAAATTTGATTCAGGATGCAGTGCGGCAAAAATTTATTATGCAGTCTGAGCAGTAATGCACAAAGCAATTGCTTAGATTGCTAAATCTAGCATTATTCTCCAATAAAGAACCAAATTTTTGTTTGGTATGTCTATCGCTGCCCCGAAAGCGAAGCGCGCTGCAAGCAACGACCCAACGCCGTAATGTACAAAACTGCTTCATCTGGCGGAATTCCCAAGACTTCATTCACTTGATCATCAAAGAATCCACCAATTCCACTTGCACCGAGTCCTAAATGAATCGCAGCTAAGTTCATGCGCTGTCCTAAATGTCCCGCATCCATGTGCAAATAACGGTACACCCGATCGCCATACTGCTCGATCGCTTTCTTTAAATCTGCGGTGTGAAACACGATCGCGCTTGCATCCCGCCCCAAATCTTGACCTAAACACAGAAAATGCAGTTCACGTCGGAAGTTCTTAAATCGAATCTGACGAAGCTCTTGCGCTCTAGGAGCATAGTAATAACAACCATCTTCGAGGTTAGTGACACCCGAAACGGCAACAAAGGTTTCAACTAAGTTCAAATCGAAATAATCGGGAGAACGATCGAGGTGTTGATCAATGTAATGCTGGGGTTGATAAGCAAAATCTAGAATCGCGTTGAGTTCTTCAAGCAGCAGAGGTTCACCGCTAAACGCACGGGTTGATCGACGGTGAATCATGGTTTGCTCAAGTCCGCGTAAGTTTGTATCCCAGTGAATTGGATGGCAAACGGTCGAAACTTTCAAACAAAACGGAAAATTGTATTTATCCGAATGTTCCTCAGATTCGGGAACAGTCCAGTTTACTTTTGCATGGGCATTGTAGGGAATTTGAGTCGCTTGGTGAAAATAGCTCAGCAATCCACCATCGGGAATCTTGGGATAGTCTAGCTGCGGTGCAGTCGGAAGTGCGGTTCGAGCCAGCGGCAAGTGTTCTCGAACTTTGGATAAGTCAGCGATCGGTAACACTGCGATCGCACCTTCTTGTTCTTCATCGAAGTATAACAATTGATTGATCGCTTCATCCGCAAATCCGCCAATCAAATGCGGACGAAAATCCGTCATGGCGCAAGCAAGCTCAATGTTCCCAATTAAGTGTCCAGTGTCGAGAAAAATTCGCCGATACGCCCGATCTTGATAGCGCCAAGCTGAGCGAAAAAACACCGCAGACAACACGATCGCAAATTGGGTCTGCTCTAAAGCCGGATTCCAAAAACACGCCGACTGAAGCGAGTTCCAGACCTCCGCCTCCCAAAAATGCAGTAAGGTATGGGTTTTTGCTTGATAGTTGTAAAGTCCAGCAGGTAAGTCCGGGGTTCCGCGAGAAATTAGGTAGACTTCAGCCGGATACAGTCCCCCCGCAGAAGGAGACGATCGCAGATAATGCGGCTCTCCATTGGTGGGAATCGCGCCCGTCAAACCGTAGCTACAGACAAGCAGTTTAGAAAGTCGCTGCCACCAATCGTCTTTCGATTCTTCACTGAGATAAGGCTTCAGGTCGATCGAGGCTCCAAACTTGTAGGACTTGAACGGGATTGGCTGCTCTTCCCAGTTCAGCGCTTGACTGTTGGTGTGAATCGTTTGCGGGTCGTATTTGGTGCGTTCGTGATAGTGTTCAGCGATCGACACTTGCAAGTCCGGCATAGCTAATTTTTAGACTGCGTACTGTTTCTGATATTGACATGAGATCAGGGTGGGGAGCTAGATATCCGGAAAACAAATTCGTATGTAGCGATCTTGTTTGATTGGTGAACGCTGAAAGGAGTAGAGAGTGGGGTAGGAAGGAGAGGGCTGAAAAGGAAACGAGACACTCCATTCCCCCCTAAAATCACTGAGTGATCTCTAAAGAAAATGTTAAATATTCTTAACTTGTCAGAAATACTCTTTACGTTTCTATAGGAGGCGTATGCGACAAGCAGAGTCTAGAACAACAATGGAGACGATCGCGGCTGAGGTATTGATTGCAAGATACAACCAGGGAGAACGAGAATTTGAGAACTGTAACTTAGAGCAAGCTAACTTTTTTGAAGCAAGGTTAGTCAGAATTAATCTAGCTGGCAGTCGCTTAAATCGTGCGTACTTACCTTATGCCAATTTACATCAAGCAAACTTGAGTGCAACGCAGCTTAAAAGCGCCGAACTTAGTGATGCTCAATTACACCAAGTGAATTTGGATGATGCAGATTTGGAGGATGCGGCACTTCTGAGAGCGGATTTGAGTTTGGCGAGTTTGAATGACGCAAATTTGAGCAGAGCAAACTTAAGTGGGGCAAATTTGGTAAACGCTGACCTCAGCAACGCCAATTTGAGACAAGCAGATCTAAGTCGAGCAAACCTGAAGCAAGCGAATCTGAATGGTGCAAATTTGAGCGGGGCGAACTTATCGCGATCGACGGATCTCGACCTCACAGGCGCGATCGTCGATGCGTTTACGATTTATCCTGACGGACATCGCCAAGGCAACTAATCTCCGGTGACAAAAGCTTGCATCTTCCATTCACCACTGTCTTTGTTAAACAAAACTCGATATCCAATCGGGCTGTAAGCATATCGGCTCGAAACAAATCCACGTCGATTATTAGATAAAACGATCGGTATCCAGCCGTTGGAATTATCGAGTCTTAAAGTTGTTGATTTCTCCGTGTCAGAGGCGTTTTGAAAAGCGGTTGTGTCGTATTTCACAATCTCGTTTGTTAGCGTTGCGATCGCGGCTGAATTCGTATTGGGCTGCGATCGA
This genomic window from Cyanobacteria bacterium FACHB-DQ100 contains:
- a CDS encoding TetR family transcriptional regulator, whose amino-acid sequence is MPTPRMTTRQRLIQAALELFTAHGVTETTTKQIAELAEVNEVTLFRHFGNKHGLLLAAIEEAAVFTELGQTLVQQADQADYIDQALKEYATTCLEALERVPEMVRSVVGEAGQYPAENRKALGRGLTQANRYVAEYFDQMIQRRQMQPNLPAETLASLLNGMLLGYAVIEFTSEFHELWQSREEFVSNLVTLFLQGALQPSQSIPSGVRDLSADMVHSIFQRAKKRGLQDYAIAYVLFGAGLSAGELVQLRRSDYSSTRHQQQLQLAQEFVRPLNQWILGKRYGSYTKNPLTQWLKSRKDVSPAMFLNSSGQPITEADLLQRWSSLTEGILKPPTIEQAFQTWCVELLMRGMSIANLQVLTRRELSELQPFVDRAREKAALEQAIRLDQA
- a CDS encoding DNA primase, whose amino-acid sequence is MNVPRLHPDTIEQVKQRADIVDVVSEHVVLKKQGKDFVGLCPFHDDKSPSFTVSPSKQFYYCFSCGAGGNTIKFLMELGKRNFSEVVLELANKYQVPVQTLQAEDRQEFQRQQSVREQLYEILAIAAKFYEHALQQSHGAEALSYLKRDRKLSPETIQQFQLGFAPAGWETLSKYLVEQKRYPVVMVEKAGLLIPRKNGEGYYDRFRNRLMVPIHDSQGRVIGFGGRTLSDEQPKYLNSPETDLFDKGKTLFGLDKAKSAIAKQDQAVVVEGYFDVIALHTAGITNAVASLGTALSVAQVKQLLRFTESKRIVFNFDADRAGVQAAERAIGEIANLAYQGEVQLRILNTPDGKDPDDYLKHHSAQDYQALLDRAPLWLDWQIEQEILHQDLKQSDQFQKAVMAIVSLLGNLPNPSLRTHYIHYCAELLSQGNSRLARQIEENLRLQVRGQRWHGRSQKWQTPGDRNLLEECESQLLRLYLHAPECRVQIRAAIDAQDLEFSLSHHRFLWRQICEIEQDNLDCDLFEQLRDRTHDFPREMSQVYSLFELDEKTKRDILRAPLVIRSATAGIERVMCEKRYRHFLDLWEKTDLSTTPDLGQFYQQKAYVEKQRITELDRLRQVSFVDLVQAPIAVD
- a CDS encoding HD domain-containing protein; translation: MQLTTTRLQAQIQFIVEIDKLKHVLRQTLLMDKSRRENDAEHSWHLAMMAIVLAEYADPQVDLLRVLKMVLIHDLVEIDAGDTFCYDTIALQDQAEREEKAADRLFGMLPENLGEELRSLWEEFEARETLDAQFAAALDRLQPLLHNYYTEGGTWRKAGVTVEKVRKRMAPVAIGSPVLGEFVENLIQDAVRQKFIMQSEQ
- a CDS encoding SagB/ThcOx family dehydrogenase; amino-acid sequence: MPDLQVSIAEHYHERTKYDPQTIHTNSQALNWEEQPIPFKSYKFGASIDLKPYLSEESKDDWWQRLSKLLVCSYGLTGAIPTNGEPHYLRSSPSAGGLYPAEVYLISRGTPDLPAGLYNYQAKTHTLLHFWEAEVWNSLQSACFWNPALEQTQFAIVLSAVFFRSAWRYQDRAYRRIFLDTGHLIGNIELACAMTDFRPHLIGGFADEAINQLLYFDEEQEGAIAVLPIADLSKVREHLPLARTALPTAPQLDYPKIPDGGLLSYFHQATQIPYNAHAKVNWTVPESEEHSDKYNFPFCLKVSTVCHPIHWDTNLRGLEQTMIHRRSTRAFSGEPLLLEELNAILDFAYQPQHYIDQHLDRSPDYFDLNLVETFVAVSGVTNLEDGCYYYAPRAQELRQIRFKNFRRELHFLCLGQDLGRDASAIVFHTADLKKAIEQYGDRVYRYLHMDAGHLGQRMNLAAIHLGLGASGIGGFFDDQVNEVLGIPPDEAVLYITALGRCLQRASLSGQR
- a CDS encoding pentapeptide repeat-containing protein; the encoded protein is METIAAEVLIARYNQGEREFENCNLEQANFFEARLVRINLAGSRLNRAYLPYANLHQANLSATQLKSAELSDAQLHQVNLDDADLEDAALLRADLSLASLNDANLSRANLSGANLVNADLSNANLRQADLSRANLKQANLNGANLSGANLSRSTDLDLTGAIVDAFTIYPDGHRQGN